The Kluyveromyces lactis strain NRRL Y-1140 chromosome D complete sequence genome has a window encoding:
- the RRP46 gene encoding exosome non-catalytic core subunit RRP46 (similar to uniprot|P53256 Saccharomyces cerevisiae YGR095C RRP46 Ribosomal RNA Processing Putative 3'->5' exoribonuclease component of exosome complex of 3'->5' exonucleases), protein METTTHVLGHVDGSSVVSNSGTKVICSVSGPMEPKSRQELPTQLALEIIVKPAEGVQSTREKLMEDQIRSVLTPVLARYLHPRQFVQICLQVLEAGESRDYTVKEVSVCVNAAVLALVDAGVPLLSMCSGTCIGITTEGKQLVVNPTESQLAKCESVHVYCLELGTNENGDIDVRNLLLLDSLGSFDESQLFKVLETGEKECIRLYTELRSVIKDKVAKDFVWRQ, encoded by the coding sequence ATGGAGACTACGACGCATGTTTTGGGCCATGTTGATGGCTCTTCTGTTGTTTCAAACAGCGGAACTAAAGTTATCTGTTCTGTTTCGGGACCCATGGAACCTAAGTCTAGGCAAGAGTTGCCCACACAACTTGCATTAGAGATCATCGTGAAGCCTGCTGAAGGCGTACAGAGTACGAGGGAAAAGTTAATGGAAGATCAGATCCGTTCTGTGTTGACCCCAGTGCTTGCGAGATACTTGCATCCACGTCAATTTGTGCAGATATGTCTCCAAGTATTAGAAGCGGGAGAAAGCAGGGATTATACTGTGAAAGAAGTCAGTGTATGTGTTAACGCAGCGGTGCTCGCATTGGTGGATGCTGGTGTACCGTTACTCAGTATGTGTTCTGGTACTTGTATTGGTATTACCACTGAAGGGAAGCAGCTGGTGGTGAACCCAACAGAATCGCAGCTAGCTAAATGTGAATCGGTCCACGTATACTGTCTAGAGCTGGGCACGAATGAGAACGGGGATATAGATGTCAGGAACctgcttcttcttgatagTTTAGGCAGCTTTGACGAGTCACAGTTGTTTAAAGTGTTAGAAACAGGTGAGAAAGAGTGTATACGGTTATACACAGAGTTGAGATCAGTGATCAAGGATAAAGTCGCCAAAGATTTCGTCTGGAGACAGTAG